A DNA window from Oryzias latipes chromosome 5, ASM223467v1 contains the following coding sequences:
- the LOC101168113 gene encoding ankyrin repeat and SAM domain-containing protein 1A isoform X2, protein MGLSQSFTNGACGKALDQPVGEWLEHVGLPQYENKFLLNGFDDLRFMGSNVMEDQDLRDMGITDPGHRKKILHAARNLPKVKALGCDGSTSLASWLDGLGLHEYLPNFLTNGYRTLECVKNLWELEIVNVIKVGPLGHRKRIIASLAERPYEEAPSKSRRLSPIMFHDLLSQTTSPLSQMDPYTSRSMDTLLPLSESDRRRRGVDQDCSISLRSYNERPRSVDRHGDRHKESRSNFRLTNHSATYATVSAWHHQPEKLILDSCGYEATYLGSLIIRDLRGIESTQDACAKIRKSKDSKKGPVVILSITYRGVKFIDAATKTIVAEHEIRNISCAAQDPDDLCTFAYITKDQKSGHHFCHVFSTVEVTQTYEIILTLGQAFEVAYQMAVQSRARQYVPPSSQGSEFVETKASRPMSQSWSSMRRSAGAPLLECRCCHCHTCTTHRPSFLPLHSVSPGIQIDPLEMDADMQSLGSTTWLCDHRDYSRRPVSTNLSCLTRHLPL, encoded by the exons GGAAGTAACGTGATGGAAGACCAAGATCTCAGAGACATGGGGATCACTGACCCGGGACacagaaagaaaattcttcATGCAGCACGCAATTTGCCCAAG GTGAAAGCATTGGGCTGTGATGGCAGCACCTCTCTTGCTTCCTGGCTGGATGGACTGGGCCTCCACGAATATCTGCCCAATTTCCTCACAAATGGATACCGCACACTGGAGTGTGTCAAGAACTTATGGGAGCTGGAGATTGTCAAT GTGATTAAGGTTGGGCCTCTAGGCCATAGAAAGAGAATCATTGCTTCTCTAGCAGAGAGACCCTATGAAGAAGCTCCCTCCAAGTCCCGTCGTCTGTCGCCAATAATG TTCCATGACCTCCTGTCTCAGACCACATCTCCTCTCAGCCAGATGGACCCCTACACCAGTCGCTCCATGGACACGCTTCTCCCCTTGTCTGAATCTGACCGGAGGCGGAGAGGAGTGGACCAAGACTGTAGCATATCTCTGAGATCCTATAATGAGAGGCCACGCTCTGTG GACAGACACGGCGATCGACACAAAGAGTCTAGATCGAACTTTCGGTTGACAAACCACTCTGCCACATACGCTACAGTTTCCGCCTGGCATCACCAGCCTGAGAAACTCATCCTGGACTCCTGCGGCTATGAGGCAACA taTCTAGGATCATTGATAATCAGGGATCTGCGAGGGATCGAGTCCACTCAAGATGCTTGTGCTAAAATTAGG AAATCAAAGGATTCAAAAAAGGGTCCAGTGGTCATACTGTCCATTACCTATCGAGGCGTCAAGTTTATTGATGCAGCCACAAAG ACCATAGTTGCAGAGCATGAGATCAGGAACATTTCATGTGCTGCTCAAGACCCAGATGACCTCTGCACTTTTGCATACATCACCAAGGATCAGAAGAGTGGTCACCATTTCTGCCACGTCTTCAGCACTGTGGAAGTG ACCCAGACCTATGAGATTATCTTAACACTGGGACAAGCATTTGAGGTGGCCTACCAAATGGCGGTTCAGTCCAGGGCAAGACAATATGTGCCCCCATCATCTCAAGGCTCCGAATTTGTAGAAACTAAAGCCAGCCGTCCAATGTCTCAGTCCTGGAGCAGCATGCGAAGATCAGCG GGTGCACCTCTGCTCGAATGCCGCTGCTGTCACTGTCACACGTGTACTACCCACCGTCCTTCCTTCCTCCCGTTGCACTCTGTTAGCCCCGGAATCCAg ATCGACCCCCTGGAGATGGACGCAGACATGCAGTCCTTGGGCAGCACCACCTGGCTCTGTGATCACCGGGACTACAGCCGGCGTCCCGTCAGCACCAA CCTTTCCTGTCTTACCAGGCATCTACCACTGTGA
- the tcp11 gene encoding T-complex protein 11 homolog isoform X2, with amino-acid sequence MSNQRAEASSDAPADLPCLERIESPTGSPPTTSLSSLMELENCVSNLSLAHEIVVNGDFCFEPRSDPNNRVKEIVHRAFWDSLQEELNRQPPNYNHAVVLLQEVKSVLGSLLLPGHIRLRAQLDEVLDMELIRQQVEHNALDLHRLAEFIIHTMASLCAPVRDPEVRALQDLEGPVELLRGIFHVLGLMKTDMINFTIQSLRPHLMQQAVQYERAKFQQILDKQPASLENTTAWLTAAASEEASAFTAPPDCPITDNQGILSPTGVLNRAYMRLLRWDPQDQKYPETVLMDRARVDLLSQRLQLLVLEASVLLLTCTLLQGSVPFPEGFVGKLRQSVTALLEGSHTREADLKTDLLGVGEKVLQEVTEAVSTHGARALPQESQDLLRGQISDLWRHNNPVRTLIGERVQGFLLAVLQGGPAKRSPELSFPLGLLSAELAELGTAFGRIIHFNRAVFGPFYAPILRKLLLLPGEAETGEDSR; translated from the exons ATGTCAAATCAGAGAGCAGAAGCCTCCAGTGACGCTCCAGCTGACCTCCCCTGTCTGGAAAGAATTGAGTCACCTACAG GAAGTCCACCCACCACCTCATTATCCAGTTTAATGGAGctggaaaattgtgtttccaactTGAGCCTTGCTCATGAGATAGTGGTGAATGGAGACTTCTGCTTTGAACCAAGGAGCGATCCCAACAATAG AGTAAAGGAGATTGTTCACCGGGCTTTTTGGGACAGTCTCCAGGAAGAGCTGAACCGCCAGCCTCCGAACTACAACCATGCAGTTGTTCTTCTGCAGGAGGTCAAAAGT GTGCTTGGCTCGCTGCTCCTGCCTGGTCACATCAGGCTGCGGGCTCAGCTGGATGAGGTGTTAGACATGGAGCTGATCCGGCAGCAGGTCGAACACAATGCCCTGGACCTCCACAGACTGGCAGAATTCATCATTCACACGATGGCGTCTCTGTGTGCTCCTGTGCGTGACCCAGAGGTCAGGGCTCTGCAGGACCTTGAGGGCCCCGTGGAGCTCCTGAG GGGCATTTTCCATGTCTTGGGCCTGATGAAAACTGACATGATCAACTTCACCATCCAGAGCCTCAGGCCTCACCTCATGCAGCAGGCTGTGCAGTATGAAAGGGCCAAATTCCAGCAAATCCTGGACAAGCAGCCAG CTTCTTTAGAAAACACCACCGCTTGGCTGACAGCCGCAGCGTCAGAAGAGGCGTCGGCGTTCACAGCTCCACCTGACTGTCCCATCACAGACAACCAGGGTATCCTCAGTCCCACTGGAGTTCTTAACCGGGCTTACATGCGTCTGCTCCGCTGGGACCCGCAGGACCAGAAATACCCTGAG ACTGTGTTGATGGACCGAGCACGTGTGGACCTTTTGAGCCAGCGGCTCCAGCTGCTGGTCCTTGAAGCGTCTGTGCTGCTCTTGACCTGCACTCTGCTTCAGGGCTCTGTGCCTTTCCCGGAAGGGTTTGTAGGTAAACTCAGGCAGTCTGTCACTGCCCTGCTGGAGGGCAGTCACACCAG GGAAGCTGACCTGAAGACGGACTTGCTGGGAGTCGGGGAGAAAGTACTGCAGGAGGTGACTGAAGCTGTGAGCACCCACGGAGCAAGAGCGCTGCCTCAGGAGAGCCAGGATCTGCTGAGAGGACAGATATCAGACCTGTGGAGGCACAACAATCCTGTTCGCACACTTATCG GGGAAAGGGTTCAGGGCTTCCTCCTGGCTGTGCTGCAGGGTGGCCCGGCTAAAAGGAGTCCAGAGCTGTCTTTTCCCCTCGGGCTTCTGAGTGCTGAGCTAGCAGAACTGGGAACGGCCTTTGGGCGAATCATCCACTTCAACAGAGCAGTATTCGGTCCCTTCTACGCTCCCATCCTCAGGAAGCTGTTGCTGCTGCCAGGAGAGGCTGAAACCGGGGAGGACTCTCGCTAA
- the tcp11 gene encoding T-complex protein 11 homolog isoform X1, translating to MSNQRAEASSDAPADLPCLERIESPTGSPPTTSLSSLMELENCVSNLSLAHEIVVNGDFCFEPRSDPNNSLEGRVKEIVHRAFWDSLQEELNRQPPNYNHAVVLLQEVKSVLGSLLLPGHIRLRAQLDEVLDMELIRQQVEHNALDLHRLAEFIIHTMASLCAPVRDPEVRALQDLEGPVELLRGIFHVLGLMKTDMINFTIQSLRPHLMQQAVQYERAKFQQILDKQPASLENTTAWLTAAASEEASAFTAPPDCPITDNQGILSPTGVLNRAYMRLLRWDPQDQKYPETVLMDRARVDLLSQRLQLLVLEASVLLLTCTLLQGSVPFPEGFVGKLRQSVTALLEGSHTREADLKTDLLGVGEKVLQEVTEAVSTHGARALPQESQDLLRGQISDLWRHNNPVRTLIGERVQGFLLAVLQGGPAKRSPELSFPLGLLSAELAELGTAFGRIIHFNRAVFGPFYAPILRKLLLLPGEAETGEDSR from the exons ATGTCAAATCAGAGAGCAGAAGCCTCCAGTGACGCTCCAGCTGACCTCCCCTGTCTGGAAAGAATTGAGTCACCTACAG GAAGTCCACCCACCACCTCATTATCCAGTTTAATGGAGctggaaaattgtgtttccaactTGAGCCTTGCTCATGAGATAGTGGTGAATGGAGACTTCTGCTTTGAACCAAGGAGCGATCCCAACAATAG TCTTGAGGGCAGAGTAAAGGAGATTGTTCACCGGGCTTTTTGGGACAGTCTCCAGGAAGAGCTGAACCGCCAGCCTCCGAACTACAACCATGCAGTTGTTCTTCTGCAGGAGGTCAAAAGT GTGCTTGGCTCGCTGCTCCTGCCTGGTCACATCAGGCTGCGGGCTCAGCTGGATGAGGTGTTAGACATGGAGCTGATCCGGCAGCAGGTCGAACACAATGCCCTGGACCTCCACAGACTGGCAGAATTCATCATTCACACGATGGCGTCTCTGTGTGCTCCTGTGCGTGACCCAGAGGTCAGGGCTCTGCAGGACCTTGAGGGCCCCGTGGAGCTCCTGAG GGGCATTTTCCATGTCTTGGGCCTGATGAAAACTGACATGATCAACTTCACCATCCAGAGCCTCAGGCCTCACCTCATGCAGCAGGCTGTGCAGTATGAAAGGGCCAAATTCCAGCAAATCCTGGACAAGCAGCCAG CTTCTTTAGAAAACACCACCGCTTGGCTGACAGCCGCAGCGTCAGAAGAGGCGTCGGCGTTCACAGCTCCACCTGACTGTCCCATCACAGACAACCAGGGTATCCTCAGTCCCACTGGAGTTCTTAACCGGGCTTACATGCGTCTGCTCCGCTGGGACCCGCAGGACCAGAAATACCCTGAG ACTGTGTTGATGGACCGAGCACGTGTGGACCTTTTGAGCCAGCGGCTCCAGCTGCTGGTCCTTGAAGCGTCTGTGCTGCTCTTGACCTGCACTCTGCTTCAGGGCTCTGTGCCTTTCCCGGAAGGGTTTGTAGGTAAACTCAGGCAGTCTGTCACTGCCCTGCTGGAGGGCAGTCACACCAG GGAAGCTGACCTGAAGACGGACTTGCTGGGAGTCGGGGAGAAAGTACTGCAGGAGGTGACTGAAGCTGTGAGCACCCACGGAGCAAGAGCGCTGCCTCAGGAGAGCCAGGATCTGCTGAGAGGACAGATATCAGACCTGTGGAGGCACAACAATCCTGTTCGCACACTTATCG GGGAAAGGGTTCAGGGCTTCCTCCTGGCTGTGCTGCAGGGTGGCCCGGCTAAAAGGAGTCCAGAGCTGTCTTTTCCCCTCGGGCTTCTGAGTGCTGAGCTAGCAGAACTGGGAACGGCCTTTGGGCGAATCATCCACTTCAACAGAGCAGTATTCGGTCCCTTCTACGCTCCCATCCTCAGGAAGCTGTTGCTGCTGCCAGGAGAGGCTGAAACCGGGGAGGACTCTCGCTAA